In Shewanella glacialimarina, the genomic stretch CCAGAAAAGCCGCCGTCAAAAATAGAAAAACAACCTAAGTCAGGCTTTAAACGAGTACGAGAAATAGATTGCACCATTCCAGCATGGATAACACTACTTGCAGTGGTATTGGATAATACATGGGAAACTGAATGACACAGTTTTAGTAAAATATCGTCGTTTTTAACGGTTTGAGAAGCGTTCATGGCATACACCTTATTTTTATAATTAAGCTAATCTTGCGGGTAAAATGATAAAAAATCAAAATTAAAACAACTCTTTAGCATAAAATATGAGTCAACATTGCATTTAACAAATTAAACTATTGATTTACAATAAATTAATAAATTATAGCTGTTATTTAAATTTTTTCTATTAAATGTATGTTGCCTCACATTTTTGCGACAATAAACTCCTGTAAAGTCAATTAATCTTTATAATCAACGGCTTCTAGGGTTTATAATTTTAAGGATAAAAATGATAGCTTCATTACGTCAGTTAACCATATTAAAACGCCTATTTATCATGCTAATTCTTGCGGCAATCGGTACTGTATGTTTTGGTAGTTTTTCCGTTAAAGAACAATATGACAATCTGGTTAATGAAAAATATCATCAATTAGCGGGTAATATTGTCCAATTCAATGCAACAGTGGAGGAATTAGCCTCTCAAAACACCCCTAGTTTAACCATTGTAGCCATTCTTGATGCTATTAATCAGCAAGCTCAAAATCCTATTTATCTGCTAGATAACAACAAAAAGCTATTATCACCGTCTACTGATGTTTTTTTTGCTAATGCCGACATAACCAAGATAACCGATATCAATGGCAATTTGAGTCTTAATGCAATGCTTGATTTAGCTAAAAGACAGGGGTTATCGAATGGGTCAATTACATTCACTATAAATGGCCACTCTCAAACACGTTTATTATCAATAAAATATGATAACCGACAGCAACATTATGTACTTTCTTATGCCGATAATGACAGCATTAATACAGCACTCAAGAGTATCATAATTGACTACTTAATCATTATGATGATGATTTCTTTGCCTATTTTTATCTTCTTCTTATTGCTTAATCATTCAATCACCCAACCTATCAATATCGCCATCAAAACTATGCGGGACATTGCCGCAGGTGAAGGCGATTTACGTCAACGACTGGATGAAAATGGTAAAGATGAAGTCTCTGAATTAGCCAAAGCATTTAACTTGTTTGTCGTCAAAATTGCTAATGTTGTTGCAGAATTAAATCCAATATGCAATCAACTCAATATCAATGCCAACGAGTTATTAAAGGCGGTTAGCACCTCACAGCAGAGCAGTCAAAATGTGAATCAAGAAACCCAAAGTGTTGCAGCTGCAATTCATGAGATGTTAACTACAACCCAAGATATGGCACGTAACACTCAACAAACCGCTGAAAATGCCAATAAAGTGACTGTAGAGGCCAAACATGGTCAACAATTGATGTTATCGACAGTGGTTCAAAGTGAGGCGCTAGGCAATGAGCTACAACATAATGTGCAAGTCAGCGAAAGCTTATCCCTTGCATCCAATGAAATAAGCTCTATTTTAGATGTGATTAAAGCGATTGCAGACCAAACTAACTTACTGGCTTTAAATGCCGCCATTGAAGCCGCACGCGCGGGTAGCCATGGGCGTGGCTTTGCGGTTGTAGCAGATGAAGTGAGGGCTCTGGCAACCAGAACCCAGGACTCGACCAATGAAATCAATCAAATTGTATCTAAAATTCATCTAGGTATTGAATCTTTACGCCAAAGTAATAGCCAAACACTTAAGCAGTCTGACGACTTACAATTAAAAGCACGTCAATCAAGTGACTCTATGGCAAGCATTCTCGCGTTAGTTGATAACATCAACGACATGACCAGCCAACTTGCCAGTGCAACCGAGCAGCAAGCTATGGTGACTGAAGAGGTTAATATTAATATAAATGCCATTTCAGGCTTAACCCATCAAGTGGTTGCGGCAAATAAATCTAATGAACATGAAGCGAATGAGTTAGAAAAGATAAGCCAAAAAATGGATAACACCCTTAAACAGTTTAAGATTTAACTCGCAAATAACTAATATAACATTGCTTACTTTGATGCCCTGTCGCATTAAGGTATAGTTATTCGTTTTCATTTTCGTCATTAATATGAGTTCAAGCAGTATGTATCAAAAAACGGTGACCATTACAGCGCCACACGGGATCCACACTCGCCCGGCAGCATTACTGGTAAAAGAGGCAAAAAGTTTCGATTGCGATGTCATCGTAGAATGCAACGGTAAGCAAGCTAGCGCTAAAAGCTTATTTAAATTACAGACACTCGGTTTATATCAAGGCGTTGAAGTCACGGTAATCGCCCAGGGCGAACAAGCTCAACAGGCCGTTGAAAGGGTTTCAGAACTACTTATCACCTTAAGCTAAGAGGTTATCATGCAAGTTAATGGCATTGTGGTATCAACAGGTATCGCCTTTGGGCATGCGCTCAATATTACCACCCAGCCTCAACCGCTTGATCTTCGTTTGTTACCCCTTTCTAGTATAGAAACTGAAAAAAAGTCGTTAAACACTGCAATTAGTAAACTGATAAAATACTTACAAGACTGCCAACAACGTGTTTGCCCAAGTTGTGACAATTTTCAACTTATCGATGCCGATATATTGCTACTTGAAGATGATGAGTTATTAACTGACATGCAACAACATATTGTGCAATATCGCGTCAGTGCCGCTGTTGCCATCGATAGAACCTTTAATGATCAAGCGCAAGTCATCGCAGAAATGGCAGACCCTTATCTTGCTAATCGTAGTCAAGATATTTCGTTGCTCGGTCAGCGCCTAATAACCATATTACAGGGTGCTAACCAACACGACTTATCCAAACTGAGCCAAGATACCATCTTATTAGCAGACGATCTTACCCCTGCTGATTTTGCTATGCTGCCACTCGAGTTTATTAAAGGGATAGTGCTAGAGTCTGGCGGTTTAACAAGCCATACCGCCATTCTTGCTCGGTCCGCCGGTATTCCTGCATTACTTAATTGTCCTTGGTCTAGTCAAGATGGTCATATTACAGATGGATCACCGCTGATTTTAGATGCCATGAGTGGTGTTTTATATATCAATCCAATACCGACTGAATTAGCCTCTTTACAGCTAAAACAAGCTCATCACCTTGAGCAACAACAAGCGCTAATGACTTACAAAGATATGCTGAGTCAAACCCTTGATAGCCATCCACTTATATTACGCGCTAACGTCGGTAACCTAAGTGATATCAGCTCATTAATGCAGGTAGGTGCTGAGGGTATTGGCCTGTTTAGAACTGAATTTTTATTGATGAACGCTAAAGCGTTACCGGATGAAAATCAGCAATACAAATTATATTCTGAGGCTATGCACGCACTCAGTGGGCAAATGTTATCGATTAGAACATTTGATGTCGGCGCAGATAAAGAGATCCCCTGTTTACATCAGCACACCGAAGAAAATCCCGCTTTAGGAGTGAGAGGTATTCGTTATAGTTTGCAGCACCCAGAAATGTTTATGGTGCAAATTAAGGCTATTTTACGGGCTGCTAGTCACGGTCAAATTCGGTTAATGTTTCCAATGGTGAGTCAACTTGAAGAGCTGCAACAAGCGCTTGAATTAATTGAGCAAGCTAAACAACAACTGCGTGAACAAGGCGCCCGCTTTGGCTCAGTAGAATATGGCATAGTGGTTGAAACACCCGCTGCCGTATTAGCATTAGCAAGTATGTTACCGTATTTAGATTTTGTCAGTATTGGTAGTAACGACTTAACCCAATATACCCTTGCCGCTGACCGAACTAACCCTAAGCTTGTAAGCAGTTACCCCACTTTGTCTCCTGCGGTAATAAGGCTTATCGCCATGACAATCAGTGACTGTCAAGAGGCTAATGTTAAGGTCTGTTTATGTGGGGAACTGGCAGGAAATGAGCACGTCTTACCTTTATTGATGGGCATGGGATTAAATGAGTTAAGTATTAACCCCAGTAATCTATTAGCGGTAAAATCCCGAGTCATTAATGGTAATTACCAAACATTTTTACAACATGCGCAACTGGTTAAACAACTAAAAACCAATGCAGCCATTGACGAAGCGATAAAAAAGTTTAACTTAGATAATTAACATTAAATCAGTTTAACAATTGCCTTAGTTTAGTGCGCTTTGGCTCTAAGATTGAAGTATTGCTGGGTAATATACAGTACTGAGATAATATAAAGCCCAATACTGAAACAACAAAATAACATACATTCGCCAAAGCTTATGCATAGAGCAAAGCTTAACCATTGGCACCTAATAGGTATAAAGTGATATGCAGTTCGCTGTGTACTATAACCATAAAGATAACGACATCATAAGAGGCTTGTTCTAATGGGATTTTTAAGCCGTATTCGACGACTAATATCAGGTCAAACTGAACTCACTGGCGGCATTGCTATTTTAGCGCCAGTGTCAGGTCAAATTGTACCAATTGAGAAAGTACCCGACGTGGTATTTGCTGAAAAAATTGTAGGTGATGGCATTGCCATTAATCCTGAGGGTGAGTTTATTGTCGCGCCAATTGACGGCACGATTGGTAAAATTTTTGAAACCAACCATGCATTTAGCATTGAATCTGCCCAAGGATTAGAATTGTTTGTCCATTTTGGTGTAGGGACGGTTGAGCTGCGCGGTAATGGCTTTAAGCGCCTTGCGGAAGAAGGCCAACAAGTTAAAGCCGGCGATCCTATATTATCGTTCGACTTGGCTTTTTTACAAGGTCAAGTAGAAAGCTTATTAACCCCTGTAGTACTGGCCAATATGGAAGACATTAAAGGCTTAGATAAATCTCCTCAAGGTTATGTCACCGCCGGTAAAGATGTCATTTTCACTGTGCAGTTGTCTTAATAAAAACGCCACGGGGTGTAACCAATGAATATTAAATGCAGAGCCAGTATCTGCATTTTTGCTTTTATGATTGGGTATATTAAGAATAAATTTTTACATGATTGAATTTTATTCAAATGCACGCCTTTATCTTGTTCAAGCGTAATCACAATGCCACAATACTGACAAAGATTAATGTCATCGATTTATTGCAAAACATAAGTTAACAGGCATGCATTAAAACACTTTCATTTACAACATTTTGCAGCCTAACAAATAACAAACAATGTCGCTGAGGGAGTATTCAGGTTGAAGTTATATGGTATCAAGAATTGCGACACGGTTCGTAAAGCGCGTAAATGGTTAGACGCCAACAAAATACAACATCAATTCCATGACTTTCGTGAACAGGGCTTAGATCAAGATACTGTCGCTAAATGGTGTCAAACCTTGGGATGGGAAACCGTATTTAATAAACGTAGCACCAGCTTTAGAAGCTTAGATGACGCGCAAAAATCAGATTTGACCGAGCAAAAAGCAATTGCATTAATGCTACAACACCCTACCCTGATCAAGCGTCCGGTGTTAGATAATCATTCAACTATTATGGCTGGCTTTAAAGAAGCTGACTATCAAGCGTGGTTTACCAAATGAGTCAAGTTATCGATTTAGCCAAAGATTTACTATCACGCAAATCAGTTACCCCACTTGATGAAGGCTGCCAATCGCTTATGGCTGAACGTCTTAGCAAGGTCGGATTTAATATTGAGTCGATGGTATTTCACGACACCACCAATTTATGGGCACGTCGCGGTACTGAGTCACCGGTTTTTTGTTTTGCGGGCCACACCGATGTAGTACCAACAGGCGATTTAAATCGCTGGCATACCCCGCCATTTGAGCCAACCGTAATAGACGGTTACTTACATGGTCGCGGCGCCGCTGACATGAAAGGATCATTAGCTGCTATGGTCGTCGCCACTGAACGCTTTGTTGCTAAACATCCCGATCATAAAGGCTCTATTGCCTACCTGATCACCAGTGATGAAGAAGGCCCATTTATTAATGGCACCCCAAAAGTCATCGAAACCTTAGAAGCGCGTAACGAAAAAATTACCTGGGCATTAGTGGGCGAGCCTTCATCGACACATAAACTCGGTGACGTCGTTAAAAATGGCCGTCGTGGAAGCTTAACGGGCAATTTAACCGTTAAGGGCATTCAAGGCCATGTGGCCTATCCTCACCTTGCAGATAACCCTATTCATAAAGCCACTCCTGCATTAACTGAGCTGGCACAAATGCACTGGGATAGCGGCAATGAGTTTTTCCCGCCAACCAGTTTTCAAATAGCCAATATTAATGGCGGCACAGGGGCATCTAATGTGATCCCGGGTGATCTTCAAGTGATGTTTAACTTCCGTTACTCAACCGAAGTGACCGCCGAAATATTAATACAACGGGTGTTAAGTATTCTTGATGCCCATGGTTTAGATTACGATATTAACTGGGTATTCAACGGACTGCCTTTTTTAACCGGTAACGGCCCATTATTAGAAGCGACCAAACAAAGCATTCGCGAAATTACCGGTTATGATACAGATCCACAAACAACCGGTGGCACATCCGATGGCCGCTTTATCGCGCCAACTGGCGCTCAAGTTATCGAGCTTGGTCCGGTTAACGCAACCATTCATAAAGTAAATGAGTCTGTGAATATCGCCGACCTTGAGCTACTGACGTTATGTTATGAGCGAATACTGGAAAAACTGTTGTGCGACTAGAGCCTATTACAGATTCAAGCATTAACAAAAATGCATTAGCGATCTCACATCCTCACCTTTATGGCTTGGATGAGGCAAATTTAGTTAAGTTTGAATCTGTTTTATTACAACCAGAAGCCGCAAAAGCATTTTCGACTATGCGTGATGCGGCAAAGCGCCAAGGTATTGATATGGCGATATGCTCAGCTTATCGCAGCTTTGATAAGCAATTATCAATTTGGAATGCCAAAGCTACCGGTAAGCGGCCACTGCTTGATAAACAACATCAACTGCTTCATTTTGAATCCTTATCATCGCAGCAAATTATCGATTCAATTTTAATTTGGTCTGCACTCCCTGGTGCATCTAGGCACCATTGGGGAACAGATATTGACGTATACGACCCCAGCAAAATCAGTCATGAAGCATTACAGCTGGTTGCTGCTGAATATCAAGCCAATGGCCCTTGCCATGCGTTATACTTGTGGTTGCAACAACATGCTCACAAATTTGGCTTTTACTTCCCTTTTCAGCAAGGAAAAAGCGGAGTGAGTACCGAGGAGTGGCATTTAAGTTATTTCCCTGTTGCCAGTCATTACACTGAGGCGTTTTTATGCAAGGATTTATTTAAGGTTTTCGAACACGCGGAATTTGAATTAAAAGCCCCCGTACTCGCTAGGTTAGAAGAGCTTGTTGCCCATTACGTTAAATTTGTAGTAAGTGTACCAGCCTAGCTAACCTTTATTGAGGTCGATAAGCCAAGATAGCTTCTAGGCCTTTCCGAGTGAGCCCCTTACGAGTAATTGCTTTAGTCGTGCGTTGAATTAACATTCTTAGCAGTGCATAGGCTAATATCAGCGAACAACCATAGTTATCCCATTTTTATTTACTGAGTCTTATTATGTTATCCAGTTCAAAGCATTGTTTAATTGACCAACAGCCGCTGCATTACACTGACATTGGCCAAGGTGATGTCATTGTATTATTACATGGCTTATTTGCTAATCGACAAATCTGGCAAGCTCAACTACAAAGTCTAAGTCAGCACTATCGATGTATTGCGATTGACTTATGGGGCCACGGTGACAGTAAAAGTATACCTGCCACCACCAAAAACTTACTTGATGTTGCACAACACATTGCGTCCGCTTTAGCGGAGTTAAATATCGAGAAGTACCATATTATTGGCCACGGTTGCGGCGGTGCGATTGCTGCAGAAATGGTGCTAAACGCTCCTGCAAAAGTACAATCGCTGGTAATGATCAACGCATTTATAGGCTTCGAGCCAGAAGTAAACTGTGTTAAGTACCAACAATGGCTTGATATTATGAACGAGACTAAAACCATCACCCGCGAATTAGCAGATACCATTAGCCCGTTAATGTTTGCTAAAACAAACCAAGATAAGGCTGCTGTTGAGCTACTTAGCCAACAACTGCAAAATATTGATAGCCAGCAAGTGCCGGTATTAAGTCGTTTTGCCCATATGGCAATATTTAAGCGCGATACCATGGAGTTAGTGGAACAATTTACCCTACCAACACTGGTGATAGTTGGTCTGGAAAACCATTTACGCACCGTATTAGAGAGCTACCTGATGAGTGATGAGATTAGCGGCGCAAAACTTCACCATGTGCAGCTTGCAGGCCATTTAGCCATGCAAGAAAAAGCGGATGAGATAAATCAATTATTGATTAACTTTTATCAGTAATTGATCCACTCTGCTTATATTAACCATAAAACCAGTAACACACACTGATGGCGGCAATAATGCCGCCTAAGTCAGCCGCTAAACCACAGCCTAATGCATGACGACCGTTTCGAATACCTACCGAACCAAAATAAACCGCCAACACATAAAAGGTGGTTTCAGTACTGCCTTGAAAAATAGCCGCTAAACGCCCAGCAAAGGAGTCAACCCCATGATGTTCCATGGTTTCTAGCATCATAGCCCTAGCACCTGAGCCGCTAAATGGCTTCATAATGGCGGTCGGCATAGCATCAATAAACCGTGTGTCGTAACCCAGCATAGACACTAAACTAGCCAGCCCTTGTAATACATAATCTAACGCACCCGATGCCCGTAATAATCCAATAGCCAACAACATAGCTAATAGGTAAGGAATTAATTGTACCGCCTGATTAAAGCCGCCTTTTGCACCGTCAATAAACTCATCGTATATTTCGACTTTTTTAATTCCCGCCACTATCACAAAACTCATTACCAGTAATAATAAAATGCCATTACCTAATACACTTGAGACTTGACCGATGGCTTCTGCGCTTAAGCTTAATAAGTAAAACATCGACGCCATAATCAGCGACAACAATAAAGCAGCATAGGCTAAAATAACGCTGTTAAATAATGAAATGCGTTGCACGATTGCCACCACTAATAAACCGACGATTGTTGAGGCACAAGTGGCTAATAAAATAGGTAAAAAAATCTCAGCGGGCGATGCTGCGCCCTGTTGTGCTCGATATAAAAATACCGTGACAGGCACTAAGGTTACCGAAGAAGTATTCAGTACTAAGAAAAGAATTTGAGCATTAGTCGCCACGGTTTTATTCGGATTTAGGCTTTGTAAATCTTGCATGGCTTTTAAGCCAAGCGGCGTAGCTGCATTGTCTAATCCAAGCATATTGGCGGTTAAATTCATGCTAATGCTGCCATAAGCAGGATGTCCACGCGGAACATCAGGCATTAGTTTGCACAATAATGGCTCAAACAATTTAGCAAATAAGCCCACTACACCGGCTTTTTCACCTACCTGCATTAATCCCATCCAAAGGGCTAATACACCAATCAACCCTATGGATATTTCAGCGGCGAGTTTGGCGCTGGCAAAAAGCGCACTCACAGAATCACTTAATACGGTCACATTGCCAGATAATAACTGCAATACGATAGCAATTGCTGCAACAATGAAAAAACCTAACCACACTCGATTTAGCACATAATCTCCCTTTGCTTGGCAAATTTACTTTGAACCGTTTAACGCATTTGTCGCGACTAGTTTATATCGCTGAATAACCAAGCTGATACATTCCATGATATTATCTTGGCAATTATGCCACGTGAGTAAACAATGTCTGCATTATGGTTCAATTAAATCCAAATTTTATCAAACACATTAGTGATGAATTACCCAAGCACCTTTCTCTGGATGAATTTATCGCCATCTGTGACAAACCGCTACGAAAATCGATTCGAGTCAATACATTAAAAATCACTAGCGCTGAGTTCGTGCAGTTAATGCAACATAAAGGCTGGCAATTTGACCCCATACCTTGGTGTGATGATGGTTTTTGGATTAATGTCGATGACGAGCAACAACTCGGTAATTTGGTTGAACATATTCAAGGGCTGTTTTATATACAAGAAGCCAGTTCAATGCTTCCTCCGACCGCTTTATTTGATGGTATTTTATCGCCTGAGCTCATTTTAGATGTTGCTTCAGCTCCTGGTTCAAAAACCACTCAGATAGCGGCATTAATGCATAATAAAGGCTTGTTAGTCGCCAATGAATATTCCGCTAGTCGAGTTAAAGTGCTGCACGCCAATGTGCTTCGTATGGGCGCGAGTAATGTGGCGTTAACCCATTTTGACGGCCGAGTATTTGGCGAATATATGTATGACACTTTTGATGCTATTTTGTTAGACGCCCCCTGTGGTGGTGAAGGGACGGTTCGCAAAGATGCTAATGCATTAAAAAATTGGGATATAAACGATGTAACGGCAATCGCGGATACCCAAAAGGATCTTATTGAAGCGGCTTTTCTCGCGTTAAAGACTGGTGGCACCTTGGTGTACTCAACGTGCACATTGAGCCAATTAGAGAATCAGCATATTTGTTATCATTTACAGCAAACGTATCCTGATGCGGTAGAGTTTGTGCCATTGAATGATTTATTCCCCAATGCGCAAGCCGCCTGTACTCCAGAAGGCTTCTTACATGTATGGCCACAAATTTTTGATAGTGAGGGCTTCTTCGTTGCTAAAATCCGTAAAATCGCCCCGATTGAACGAATTAAAAAACAGCCTAAACTGCAAAAAAACTTTCCGTTTAGCATTGCAACAGATAAACAAACTGAAGCCTTAAGCGACTATTTATTAAGTCATTTTGATATCGACTTGCCCCATGAGACTTCTGTCATGCAAAGAGACGATGAGTTTTGGCTATTCCCAAATCAATTTATGCCAATGGTAGGAAAAATGCGTTTCCAACGGATTGGTCTTAAGCTTGCTGATGCGTTAAAAAAAGGCTTTAAGGTCAGACATGAAGCTATCATAGCTTTAGTAGGTTCCACCCTAAACAATCAAAATTGCATTGAGTTAACATCACTACAAGCACAACAGTTTTTGATGGGTAGAGATATTGAAACGGCCAGTTTTAGCCCTGAGCGACAACAGTGGCTCAATCAACATGCACACGGCGAAATGTTAGTTAGTCATCATCAATGTGCATTAGGCGTTGTTAAGCACTTAGGCCATAGACTGAAGAACAATCTGCCACGTGAATTGGTTAGAGACAAAGTGGCTTACACATAATAGCGCTTGTAGCATTCTACTACTGGCACTTGAAACACATGCTCTAAAAACACAGCTACCTAAAGCAAAAAGCCTGAAATTATTCAGGCTTTTTTGCTTTTTCATAGTCGACTAATTATATGATAAATAATGCGTTTACTTAATCACGCTAAAAATATTACCGTAAACAACAAATTAATGATGTTTTTTTAAGCAAAAATTGGAAGTAATGACTATAATTTGTGCAGAGATTAAATCCTCAACTCTAGCGCACGGCTCTGTAAAGAGCCATTTCCCTAGGCCCAAGACAATCGGATCGTTTTGGGTCTTTTTTTTGCCAAAAAATAACCATTTAAACAATGCATAATCTTGTTTAACGACCGATCAACTTCCCGGCATCCTTAAACAAATTAAAGAAGTTCTCTGAAGTGTAGTCCGCCAGATCTTGATACTTTTCACCGCGAAGCTCTGCAACAAACTCTGCAACATCACGAACATAAGCTGGTTGGTTTTCTTGGCCGCGATGTGGCACAGGCGCAAGATAAGGGGAATCTGTTTCAACCAATAATCTATCTTTTGGGACTTTACGGATCACGCTACGTAGCTCACCGGCATTTTTAAAAGTGACAATACCCGAGACTGAAATATAAAAACCCAAATCCATTGCGGCTTTGGCCATTTCCCATGTTTCTGTAAAACAATGGAGCACCCCTGCCACTTTGTCAGCTTGACCATTTTTAAGCATGGCTATAGTGTCTTCTCTGGCATCACGAGTATGGACAATAAGGGGTTTATTGACTTCAACAGCTAAGGCAATTTGTTGTTCAAAACATTGTTGTTGCAGAATTTTAGTTTCATCGGCATAAAAATAATCTAAACCTGTTTCACCAATCGCAATCACTTTAGGATCGGTGGCAAAACGTCTAATTTGATCAACATCTAAGCCTTCTTTAACATCTAAGGGATGCACCCCTGATGATAAAAAAATATTATCAAACTGCGCTACTTTATCGCGCATTTGTTCAAAACCTTGCTGGCGCACATTCACACACAATAGATAATCCACCCCTTGGGCTTTGGCGTTATCCATAATAATTTGTAACGAGGCTTGATCTGGCGCCGCTTTTAAACGGTCCAGGTGACAATGTGAATCAATTAGCATAATAACAGACGAGAATTAGATAAATGGGATGCAGAGGATACCGAGCTACATGGTAC encodes the following:
- the rsmF gene encoding 16S rRNA (cytosine(1407)-C(5))-methyltransferase RsmF yields the protein MVQLNPNFIKHISDELPKHLSLDEFIAICDKPLRKSIRVNTLKITSAEFVQLMQHKGWQFDPIPWCDDGFWINVDDEQQLGNLVEHIQGLFYIQEASSMLPPTALFDGILSPELILDVASAPGSKTTQIAALMHNKGLLVANEYSASRVKVLHANVLRMGASNVALTHFDGRVFGEYMYDTFDAILLDAPCGGEGTVRKDANALKNWDINDVTAIADTQKDLIEAAFLALKTGGTLVYSTCTLSQLENQHICYHLQQTYPDAVEFVPLNDLFPNAQAACTPEGFLHVWPQIFDSEGFFVAKIRKIAPIERIKKQPKLQKNFPFSIATDKQTEALSDYLLSHFDIDLPHETSVMQRDDEFWLFPNQFMPMVGKMRFQRIGLKLADALKKGFKVRHEAIIALVGSTLNNQNCIELTSLQAQQFLMGRDIETASFSPERQQWLNQHAHGEMLVSHHQCALGVVKHLGHRLKNNLPRELVRDKVAYT
- a CDS encoding TatD family hydrolase, encoding MLIDSHCHLDRLKAAPDQASLQIIMDNAKAQGVDYLLCVNVRQQGFEQMRDKVAQFDNIFLSSGVHPLDVKEGLDVDQIRRFATDPKVIAIGETGLDYFYADETKILQQQCFEQQIALAVEVNKPLIVHTRDAREDTIAMLKNGQADKVAGVLHCFTETWEMAKAAMDLGFYISVSGIVTFKNAGELRSVIRKVPKDRLLVETDSPYLAPVPHRGQENQPAYVRDVAEFVAELRGEKYQDLADYTSENFFNLFKDAGKLIGR